The following are from one region of the Streptomyces decoyicus genome:
- a CDS encoding glycoside hydrolase family 55 protein, with product MAGRTSPSTGDATRRTMLAGTAAALAAALTGCDSQPSPASRQSSDDAKAPVVTGHKPKGKDVIDVVADFGAKGDGRTDDSRAFARAYSYAAGRVWDHVGRTVIDIPAGTYLIRAPNALLNAQGGKLKANGLRFRGAGKRMTQLLFAPHKAENAYLCRNEDSWANVMFEQIGFAAATPGASFFYSYSTGQAQDYRFTECEWTGEWTYGVALDGSNTNSEMRWDACRVGGAYRKAFLYSGLSQKSLSHPQQDQFLNYWFNDMKVEYAWGNFLEFPYGGSITCRGGSYIVTGRRPEDSGDYGRTSTFFRFPRGPHHDSVQRFHAEDIRFEVRDPDTVVIDCAWDSGTVHFNDCDDTANAFKSFAEESSPHRYRIGAQGPLVRYNSCQLSGQHAYEPDGGSGPRARYDMCRLRNHSQQDFIKGAGDRVRFVDCLGA from the coding sequence ATGGCAGGCAGAACCTCCCCGTCAACCGGTGACGCCACCCGCCGGACGATGCTGGCGGGCACGGCCGCCGCGCTGGCCGCCGCCCTCACCGGGTGCGACTCCCAGCCGTCCCCTGCCTCCCGGCAGTCCTCCGACGACGCCAAGGCCCCCGTGGTCACCGGCCACAAGCCCAAGGGCAAGGACGTCATCGACGTGGTGGCGGACTTCGGCGCCAAGGGCGACGGACGCACCGACGACAGCCGGGCGTTCGCCCGCGCCTACTCCTACGCCGCCGGCCGGGTGTGGGACCACGTCGGCCGGACCGTGATCGACATACCGGCCGGCACGTACCTCATCCGCGCGCCCAACGCGCTGCTCAACGCCCAGGGAGGAAAGCTCAAGGCCAACGGCTTACGGTTCCGCGGCGCCGGCAAGCGCATGACCCAGCTGCTCTTCGCCCCGCACAAGGCCGAGAACGCCTATCTGTGCCGCAACGAGGACAGCTGGGCGAATGTGATGTTCGAGCAGATCGGCTTCGCCGCCGCCACCCCCGGCGCCTCGTTCTTCTACTCCTACTCGACCGGCCAGGCACAGGACTACCGCTTCACCGAATGCGAGTGGACCGGCGAGTGGACCTACGGAGTCGCTCTCGACGGCAGCAACACCAACTCGGAGATGCGCTGGGACGCCTGCCGGGTGGGCGGCGCCTACCGCAAGGCGTTCCTGTACTCCGGCCTGTCACAAAAGTCACTGAGCCACCCGCAGCAGGACCAGTTCCTCAACTACTGGTTCAACGACATGAAGGTCGAGTACGCCTGGGGCAACTTCCTGGAGTTCCCCTACGGCGGTTCCATCACCTGCCGCGGTGGTTCCTACATCGTCACCGGCCGCCGCCCCGAGGACTCCGGCGACTACGGGCGCACCAGCACCTTCTTCCGCTTTCCGCGGGGCCCGCACCACGACTCCGTACAGCGCTTCCACGCCGAGGACATCCGCTTCGAGGTGCGCGACCCGGACACCGTCGTGATCGACTGTGCCTGGGACAGCGGCACGGTGCACTTCAACGACTGCGACGACACCGCGAACGCGTTCAAGTCCTTCGCGGAGGAGAGCAGCCCGCACCGCTACCGCATCGGGGCCCAGGGCCCGCTCGTGCGCTACAACTCGTGCCAGCTGTCCGGGCAGCACGCGTACGAGCCGGACGGGGGATCCGGTCCCCGGGCCCGTTACGACATGTGCCGCCTGCGCAACCACTCCCAGCAGGACTTCATCAAGGGTGCGGGTGACCGGGTGCGGTTCGTCGACTGCCTGGGGGCCTGA
- a CDS encoding CDP-alcohol phosphatidyltransferase family protein, with product MSQFGYAIGQLSTAQKSAKGVSLYSRYVNRPAGRVLAAAGYTLKLTPNQVTMISAVFTFVGVVMIATLRPSPAVAAGIFAALVFGFALDSADGQLARLTGNGSAAGEWLDHVVDCAKMLALHMAVLLSFYRHFGFSDPRYLLIPVAFQFAAVMVFFGGILTEQLKRADRLKSGVGPAPAAPASTLRSVALLPVDYGVFCAIFLSFGSREVFMVLYCALFAAHVLFMVAFLVKWYRELSAPGG from the coding sequence ATGAGCCAGTTCGGGTATGCGATCGGACAGCTGTCGACGGCCCAGAAATCAGCGAAGGGGGTGTCCCTCTACTCGCGCTATGTGAACCGGCCGGCCGGACGGGTGTTGGCTGCCGCGGGCTACACCCTCAAATTGACGCCCAATCAAGTCACCATGATCAGTGCGGTGTTCACCTTCGTCGGCGTGGTCATGATTGCGACGCTGCGCCCCTCGCCCGCTGTGGCGGCCGGGATATTCGCGGCCCTGGTATTCGGCTTCGCCCTCGACTCCGCCGACGGGCAGCTCGCCCGGCTGACCGGAAACGGCAGCGCCGCGGGGGAGTGGCTGGACCATGTGGTCGACTGCGCGAAGATGCTGGCCCTCCACATGGCCGTGCTTCTCTCGTTCTACCGCCACTTCGGCTTCTCCGACCCTCGCTATCTGCTGATTCCCGTCGCGTTCCAGTTCGCCGCGGTGATGGTCTTCTTCGGCGGCATCCTCACCGAACAACTCAAACGCGCCGACCGGCTGAAGAGCGGCGTCGGCCCCGCGCCCGCGGCACCGGCTTCCACGCTGCGCTCCGTCGCGCTGCTTCCCGTCGACTACGGGGTGTTCTGCGCGATATTCCTGTCGTTCGGCAGCCGGGAGGTGTTCATGGTGCTGTACTGCGCTCTGTTCGCCGCCCATGTCCTCTTCATGGTGGCCTTCCTGGTCAAGTGGTACCGCGAATTGTCCGCCCCCGGCGGCTGA
- a CDS encoding adenylyltransferase/cytidyltransferase family protein, which translates to MTQTHRVGYAPGVYDLFHVGHLNILRHAKSQCDYLVAGVVSDEMATQAKGKAPVIPLTERLEIVRSVRFVDAAFVETVPDKLETWQQVRFDVIFKGDDWRGTSKGDKLERDFATVGVDVIYFPYTVHTSSSLLRKVLDGLANSA; encoded by the coding sequence ATGACACAGACACACCGAGTAGGTTATGCGCCCGGGGTCTACGATCTTTTCCACGTCGGGCACCTGAACATTCTCCGGCACGCCAAGAGCCAGTGCGACTATCTGGTGGCGGGTGTGGTGTCGGACGAAATGGCCACGCAGGCCAAGGGGAAGGCACCGGTTATTCCGCTCACCGAGCGGCTGGAGATCGTCCGCAGTGTCCGGTTCGTGGACGCGGCGTTCGTCGAGACGGTGCCCGACAAATTGGAGACCTGGCAGCAGGTGCGGTTCGACGTCATTTTCAAGGGCGACGACTGGCGGGGGACGAGCAAGGGCGACAAGCTCGAACGGGATTTCGCGACGGTCGGGGTCGATGTGATCTATTTCCCCTACACCGTGCACACCTCCAGCTCCTTGTTGCGCAAGGTGCTCGACGGGCTCGCGAATTCCGCGTGA
- a CDS encoding PQQ-binding-like beta-propeller repeat protein: MRQRSRPVHLLLAAAVLGTAATALSAGPAQATGETTLTADPLSTWQTDGIVWAMAYAKGIVYVGGTFSHIRPPGAAPGTGEVARTNFAAFDAKTGEPLPCAPAFTGGTGTIRAMKASPDGSVIYIGGSFGKAGTVGRSNTAALDTADCTIGADWKPTVSSTVRAIDVTDDTVYIGGGFATVQGQTRERIAALRPDSTLLPFKATIRGSSIGNDPTPGVNAITVAPQLNKVIIGGRFTSVNGSLFGVHALAGLDATTGKVVNSFTGWIPNRSAVKTLVNDGTNFYLGAEGTGGGVFDGRAAGRLADGAQLWKDTCLGATQAVLPYKGVLYSGSHAHDCSNTPGGFTDINNRQHFLAQSISDKTILPWFPDTNDGIGEQIGPRALTAADGILWAGGEFTTVNDAPQQGLTRFAAGPDTGAPQVPLLSGASRSRGKITLNWKASWDRDDGVLTYKIYRDGTYLTSLDQDSRYWSRPDMSFTDTVEPGSQHRYSIEVTDGTNVSGRNGPVYVTARN; this comes from the coding sequence GTGCGCCAAAGAAGCAGACCCGTCCATCTCTTGCTCGCGGCCGCGGTACTGGGTACCGCAGCAACGGCACTTTCCGCCGGTCCCGCTCAGGCCACCGGCGAAACCACACTGACCGCCGATCCGCTGAGCACCTGGCAGACCGACGGCATCGTGTGGGCCATGGCCTACGCCAAGGGCATCGTGTACGTAGGAGGCACGTTCAGCCACATCCGGCCGCCGGGCGCCGCCCCGGGCACCGGTGAGGTCGCCCGCACGAATTTCGCGGCCTTCGACGCCAAGACCGGTGAACCGCTGCCGTGCGCCCCGGCGTTCACCGGCGGCACGGGCACCATCCGGGCCATGAAGGCCTCGCCCGACGGCTCGGTGATCTACATCGGGGGCTCGTTCGGGAAGGCCGGCACCGTGGGGCGGTCCAACACGGCCGCCCTCGACACCGCCGACTGCACGATCGGCGCGGACTGGAAGCCGACGGTCAGCTCGACCGTACGGGCCATCGACGTCACCGACGACACCGTCTACATCGGCGGCGGGTTCGCCACCGTCCAGGGCCAGACCCGCGAGCGGATCGCCGCACTGCGGCCCGACAGCACGCTGTTGCCGTTCAAGGCGACGATCCGTGGCTCCTCGATCGGCAACGACCCCACACCGGGGGTCAACGCCATCACGGTCGCGCCCCAGCTCAACAAGGTCATCATCGGCGGCCGGTTCACCTCGGTGAACGGGAGCCTGTTCGGCGTGCACGCGCTGGCCGGGCTGGACGCGACCACCGGCAAGGTCGTCAACTCCTTCACCGGCTGGATCCCCAACCGGTCCGCCGTCAAGACGCTCGTCAACGACGGCACCAACTTCTACCTGGGCGCCGAGGGCACCGGCGGCGGGGTCTTCGACGGCCGGGCGGCCGGGCGGCTGGCCGACGGCGCGCAGCTGTGGAAGGACACCTGCCTGGGCGCCACCCAGGCGGTGCTGCCGTACAAGGGCGTGCTCTACAGCGGTTCGCACGCCCACGACTGCTCCAACACCCCGGGCGGCTTCACGGACATCAACAACCGCCAGCACTTCCTGGCGCAGTCGATCTCCGACAAGACCATCCTGCCGTGGTTCCCGGACACCAACGACGGGATCGGCGAGCAGATCGGCCCGCGGGCGCTGACCGCGGCGGACGGCATCCTGTGGGCGGGGGGCGAGTTCACCACCGTCAATGACGCGCCGCAGCAGGGCCTCACCCGGTTCGCCGCGGGTCCGGACACCGGGGCGCCGCAGGTGCCGCTGCTCAGCGGCGCGAGCAGGTCCCGGGGCAAGATCACGCTGAACTGGAAGGCCTCGTGGGACCGGGACGACGGCGTCCTGACCTACAAGATCTACCGCGACGGCACCTATCTGACCTCGCTCGACCAGGACTCGCGCTACTGGAGCCGGCCCGACATGAGCTTCACGGACACCGTGGAGCCCGGGTCCCAGCACCGTTACTCGATCGAGGTCACCGACGGCACCAATGTCTCGGGGCGCAACGGCCCGGTCTATGTGACCGCCAGAAACTGA
- a CDS encoding oligosaccharide flippase family protein produces the protein MTAIRPAGPGDRPAPTATGAAAAAGRGVGTTARGSLFGLAGSAANAVFGFVLVAVVTHGLGARGAGAVFTGVAAFTILSNALKLGADTALVRFVSRDLELSGGAGAPGLLRISVLPTLLASAAGAAVLLFSPGLAGLLLPDLEPGQAAALMRLFAVFLPVTTVALVLLGATRGFGSVVPFVGVEQIGKPALRVLLAVPLVLLAPSVAALSAAWLVPGVLGAVAAGISLRRSCRTHPGTGRPPPQAREFWAFAGPRAVSSVFDITAVWIGVILLSVLGTATEAGVYTAIGRLVTAGSLLQLAIRLAVAPQISRLLAGGDAPGAHHLHRLSTRWIALFSWPVFLVLAAYPRTVLSLFGAGFSGGAPGLVVLAAACLVNVGVGNAQTVILMAGRSVWNLTVAGAAFVVQLASAVWLVPRYGVLGAAVSWGLAIVVDNGASALLARYRLGFGTVDRGYAYAALVGVVAVALPVFAMRTFLGDNAPGAFLGIVLSIGAFGAAVWRYRLPLGVGEFFGALRKRGSENSR, from the coding sequence GTGACGGCCATCCGCCCGGCCGGCCCCGGCGACCGGCCCGCGCCGACGGCAACGGGAGCGGCCGCGGCCGCCGGGCGCGGGGTCGGCACGACCGCACGCGGCAGTCTCTTCGGCCTGGCGGGCTCGGCCGCGAACGCGGTGTTCGGGTTCGTCCTCGTCGCGGTCGTCACCCACGGGCTCGGGGCCCGCGGGGCCGGTGCGGTCTTCACCGGTGTCGCGGCCTTCACCATCCTGAGCAATGCGCTGAAGCTGGGGGCCGATACCGCCCTGGTCCGCTTCGTCTCCCGGGACCTCGAACTCAGCGGCGGCGCCGGTGCACCGGGGCTGTTGCGGATCTCCGTGCTGCCGACGCTGCTGGCGAGCGCCGCCGGGGCGGCGGTGCTGCTGTTCTCCCCCGGGCTCGCCGGTCTGCTGCTGCCCGATCTGGAGCCGGGCCAAGCCGCCGCGCTGATGCGGCTGTTCGCGGTGTTCCTGCCGGTGACGACGGTGGCGCTGGTGCTGCTCGGAGCCACCCGGGGGTTCGGGTCGGTGGTGCCCTTCGTGGGCGTGGAGCAGATCGGCAAACCGGCGCTGCGCGTACTGCTCGCCGTGCCGCTGGTGCTGCTCGCGCCGAGCGTGGCCGCGCTCTCCGCGGCCTGGCTCGTGCCGGGGGTACTGGGGGCGGTGGCCGCGGGCATATCGCTGCGCAGGTCCTGCCGTACGCACCCGGGCACCGGCCGGCCGCCGCCGCAGGCACGGGAGTTCTGGGCCTTCGCCGGTCCGCGGGCGGTCTCCTCGGTCTTCGACATCACCGCGGTGTGGATCGGTGTGATCCTGCTCTCGGTGCTGGGCACCGCCACCGAGGCCGGTGTCTACACGGCGATCGGCCGTCTGGTCACCGCGGGGAGTCTGCTCCAACTGGCGATCCGGCTGGCGGTCGCGCCCCAGATCAGCCGTCTTCTCGCGGGCGGCGACGCGCCCGGGGCCCATCATCTGCACCGGCTGTCGACACGCTGGATCGCGCTCTTCTCCTGGCCGGTGTTCCTGGTCCTCGCCGCCTACCCACGCACCGTGCTGTCGCTCTTCGGGGCCGGCTTCTCCGGAGGTGCGCCGGGCCTGGTGGTGCTGGCGGCGGCCTGCCTGGTCAACGTCGGTGTGGGCAACGCGCAGACGGTCATCCTCATGGCGGGACGGAGTGTCTGGAATCTGACTGTCGCCGGCGCCGCGTTCGTGGTCCAACTCGCCAGCGCGGTATGGCTGGTGCCGCGGTACGGGGTGCTGGGGGCCGCCGTTTCCTGGGGCCTGGCGATCGTGGTGGACAACGGCGCCTCGGCGCTGCTGGCCCGCTACCGGCTGGGCTTCGGCACCGTCGACCGCGGTTATGCGTACGCCGCGCTGGTCGGCGTCGTGGCGGTGGCGCTCCCGGTGTTCGCCATGCGGACATTTCTCGGGGACAACGCTCCTGGTGCGTTCTTGGGAATTGTTTTGTCCATTGGGGCTTTCGGCGCCGCCGTCTGGCGCTATCGTTTGCCGCTGGGGGTAGGGGAGTTCTTCGGGGCGCTACGCAAGCGTGGTTCGGAAAACTCGCGATGA
- a CDS encoding tyrosine-protein kinase domain-containing protein: protein MSVFDEPAEEPDQIRDQLRQLFRYRALLVLGLVLGMLGGAAVSVLGGSTYTATGEVVVHAISTAPFEAGGVSADKQISMGTERQIAQSASVATAAAKSLGIRTDPAGLQRDLRVSNPPETQTLMFEYSADSADRASALVNAFVHAYLDYRQDAATQRIDKTVSKLGTELKPLQEQRKVLDRRIAGASGGAGRATDESERSNLVSEIADLQGRISSLKSLDTTPGDIVRKGDPPAFPSSPGLVMLLLTGAVIGLVLGILAAWVRSVLEPRVRSVADVQDNLRAPVLGILPRRQDSTELLEVGRSGRGNRAEAYRTIAFRLVHDQRFAGRGSLLIVAPRENADAVSVAVNLAGAFAEIGNDILLVEADLRTPRLAQRLPLHPGHGRPVPGSWADGERLAVDAGVDGRFDLLPGREVPNPGRALSSPQFARLLNEPSGPNENVVVVTGPLLSHADGLAVAKQAAGVVVVCDLTEVRRDDLDRVWELITGAGGHILGAVLDKGSRGPSLRRLSDGGPTRRKRGRSRPHAAVVAPPQLPGPVPPGSGPAAPAGTSLDVDTTSLRR from the coding sequence GTGAGCGTCTTCGACGAGCCCGCGGAGGAGCCGGACCAGATCCGCGACCAGCTGCGCCAGCTCTTCCGCTATCGCGCTTTGCTGGTGCTCGGGCTGGTGCTGGGCATGCTCGGCGGCGCCGCCGTGTCCGTGCTGGGCGGCTCGACGTACACGGCGACCGGTGAGGTGGTGGTGCATGCGATCAGTACGGCGCCCTTCGAGGCCGGCGGTGTCTCGGCGGACAAGCAGATCAGCATGGGCACCGAGCGGCAGATCGCGCAGAGCGCCTCGGTCGCGACCGCCGCGGCGAAATCCCTGGGGATCCGCACCGATCCGGCCGGGCTCCAGCGCGATCTGCGGGTGAGCAATCCACCCGAGACCCAGACCCTGATGTTCGAGTACAGCGCGGACTCCGCGGACCGGGCGTCCGCGCTCGTCAACGCCTTTGTGCATGCATACCTCGACTACCGGCAGGACGCCGCGACCCAGCGGATCGACAAGACCGTCAGCAAGCTCGGCACGGAACTGAAGCCCCTTCAGGAACAGCGCAAGGTGCTGGACCGGCGGATCGCGGGCGCGAGCGGCGGGGCGGGGCGGGCCACCGACGAGTCCGAGCGCAGCAATCTGGTGTCGGAGATAGCGGATCTCCAGGGCCGGATATCCAGCCTCAAGTCCCTCGACACCACACCGGGCGACATCGTCCGCAAGGGCGATCCCCCGGCCTTCCCGTCCAGCCCCGGTCTCGTCATGCTGCTGCTCACCGGGGCCGTGATCGGTCTCGTCCTGGGCATTCTGGCGGCCTGGGTCCGCTCGGTGCTGGAACCGCGGGTCCGGTCGGTGGCGGATGTGCAGGACAACCTGCGGGCACCGGTGCTGGGCATTCTGCCGCGCCGGCAGGACAGTACGGAACTGCTGGAGGTCGGCCGGAGCGGCCGCGGCAACCGTGCGGAGGCCTACCGCACGATCGCCTTCCGGCTGGTGCACGACCAGCGGTTCGCCGGGCGGGGCAGCCTGCTGATCGTCGCCCCCCGGGAGAACGCGGATGCCGTCTCGGTCGCGGTCAACCTGGCCGGTGCGTTCGCCGAGATCGGCAACGACATCCTGCTGGTCGAGGCCGATCTGCGTACTCCCCGACTGGCCCAGCGGCTCCCGCTGCACCCCGGTCACGGCCGACCGGTGCCGGGCAGCTGGGCGGACGGGGAGCGGCTCGCCGTGGACGCGGGCGTCGACGGGCGCTTCGATCTGCTGCCCGGCCGCGAGGTGCCCAACCCCGGACGCGCCCTGTCCTCACCGCAGTTCGCCCGGCTGCTGAACGAGCCGTCGGGACCCAACGAGAACGTCGTGGTGGTCACCGGGCCGCTGCTGTCGCATGCGGACGGGCTGGCCGTCGCCAAGCAGGCGGCGGGCGTCGTGGTGGTCTGCGATCTGACCGAGGTCCGCCGGGACGATCTGGACCGGGTGTGGGAGCTGATCACCGGGGCCGGCGGGCACATCCTGGGCGCCGTCCTGGACAAGGGCAGCCGCGGGCCGTCGCTGCGCCGGCTGTCGGACGGCGGACCGACCCGCCGCAAGCGCGGCCGGAGCCGCCCGCACGCCGCCGTGGTGGCACCGCCTCAGCTGCCCGGCCCGGTCCCGCCCGGGTCCGGTCCCGCGGCGCCGGCCGGAACGTCCCTCGACGTCGACACCACCTCGCTGCGCAGGTGA
- a CDS encoding glycosyltransferase: MVSTNYAPEHTGIGPYSTQIAEHLAATGADTHVLAGMPHYPAWRVAEGYRGRWRIRERRGGVTVHRRRHTVPPRQTALRRALFEASVLAHGAVAPPRIRPDVVLTQMPSLAGGVLGGRLARQAGVPHVVVVQDLMGAAAEQSGIQGGGRAAALAGAVEARVLRAAAVVGVVHESFVDRVTAMGVPRARVHVVPNWTHVEGPSGDRDQTRARLGWSEKDTVLLHAGNMGLKQGLEVLVEAARLADQEAAPVRIVLMGDGNQRAHLQRLAEGVSSLSFLPPADAQEFPDVLAAADVLAVTQKASVLDMSLPSKLTSYFMTGRPVIASVAAEGGTAQEVLRSGAGSVIAPEDPKALLAEVRALADDPERALRLGARGPQYVEQRLSSRAGLERITALLRTAKAGR, translated from the coding sequence GTGGTCTCGACCAACTACGCACCCGAACACACCGGTATAGGGCCGTACTCGACGCAGATCGCCGAGCACCTGGCCGCAACCGGCGCCGACACCCATGTCCTCGCGGGTATGCCGCACTACCCCGCCTGGCGGGTCGCGGAGGGCTATCGCGGCCGCTGGCGGATACGCGAGCGCCGCGGCGGCGTCACGGTGCACCGCAGGCGCCACACCGTTCCGCCACGTCAGACCGCCCTGCGGCGGGCGCTGTTCGAGGCGAGCGTCCTGGCCCACGGCGCCGTGGCGCCCCCGCGCATCCGCCCCGACGTGGTGCTCACCCAGATGCCCAGCCTGGCCGGGGGAGTGCTGGGCGGGCGCCTCGCGCGACAGGCCGGGGTGCCGCATGTCGTGGTCGTCCAGGACCTGATGGGAGCGGCCGCCGAACAGAGCGGCATCCAGGGCGGTGGCCGGGCGGCCGCCCTGGCCGGGGCGGTGGAGGCCAGGGTCCTGCGCGCGGCGGCCGTCGTCGGGGTGGTGCACGAGTCGTTCGTGGACCGGGTCACGGCGATGGGCGTGCCGCGCGCACGGGTGCATGTGGTGCCCAACTGGACGCATGTGGAGGGCCCGAGCGGTGACCGGGACCAGACCAGGGCGCGCCTGGGCTGGTCCGAGAAGGACACCGTGCTGCTGCACGCCGGCAACATGGGCCTCAAGCAGGGGCTGGAGGTCCTGGTCGAGGCCGCCAGGCTCGCCGATCAGGAGGCCGCGCCCGTACGGATCGTGCTGATGGGCGACGGCAACCAGCGCGCGCATCTGCAACGGCTCGCCGAGGGCGTCTCCTCGCTGTCCTTCCTGCCGCCCGCCGACGCCCAGGAGTTCCCCGATGTGCTCGCCGCCGCCGATGTGCTCGCGGTGACCCAGAAGGCCTCCGTGCTGGACATGAGCCTGCCGTCCAAGCTGACCTCGTACTTCATGACGGGCCGGCCGGTGATCGCCTCGGTGGCCGCCGAAGGGGGCACCGCCCAGGAGGTGCTGCGCTCGGGCGCCGGTTCGGTGATCGCACCGGAGGACCCGAAGGCGCTGCTGGCGGAGGTCCGGGCACTCGCCGACGACCCCGAGCGGGCGTTGCGGCTGGGAGCACGCGGTCCGCAGTACGTCGAGCAGCGGCTGAGCAGCCGGGCCGGCCTGGAGCGGATCACCGCTCTGCTGCGGACCGCGAAGGCCGGCCGGTAG
- a CDS encoding glycosyltransferase yields MRITHVVTLVSDDGAYGGPVSVATGQLGELASRGHEVELVSLWRGRGAPPGSVDGVPLRARPARTLVPGQGFLGLFHPGLLPELWRRAGRADVLHLHAGRDLVSLAALAVAVVRRRPFLVQTHGMVQPRRSAVARLFDRVYVPLLRRAAVALVLTDEEETGLRQVLGPRGPRLVRLPNGVRARPLDAERSETDVLFLARLQSRKRPEAFVRMAALVHRKRPEVSFTLHGSDEGRLAEVRRLIADEGLGEVVTYGGALDHDAAVRRTAQATVYVLPSVDEPFPMSVLESLAVGTPVVCTDSCGIAAALQRREAALVTDGSPEELADAVLRLLEDRTLRERLTGAGRAAVEADFSLAAVTDRLEEWYASLARPGGG; encoded by the coding sequence ATGAGGATCACCCATGTCGTGACCCTGGTCAGCGATGACGGGGCGTACGGCGGTCCGGTGAGCGTGGCCACCGGTCAGCTGGGCGAATTGGCCTCGCGGGGCCACGAGGTGGAGCTGGTCTCGCTGTGGCGGGGGCGGGGCGCGCCCCCGGGGTCCGTGGACGGCGTGCCGCTCCGTGCCCGCCCGGCCCGCACCCTGGTGCCGGGGCAGGGCTTTCTCGGCCTGTTCCACCCGGGGCTGCTGCCGGAGCTCTGGCGGCGGGCGGGCCGGGCCGACGTCCTGCATCTGCACGCCGGGCGGGATCTGGTCTCGCTGGCCGCGCTCGCGGTGGCCGTGGTGCGCCGCCGTCCCTTCCTGGTGCAGACGCACGGCATGGTCCAGCCCCGCCGCTCGGCGGTGGCGCGGCTCTTCGACCGGGTCTATGTCCCGCTGCTGCGCCGGGCGGCGGTGGCGCTGGTGCTCACCGACGAGGAGGAGACCGGGCTGCGGCAGGTGCTGGGGCCGCGCGGGCCACGCCTGGTCCGGCTCCCCAACGGCGTCCGTGCCCGGCCCCTCGACGCCGAGCGGAGCGAGACGGATGTGCTCTTCCTCGCCCGCCTCCAGAGTCGCAAACGTCCCGAGGCCTTTGTGCGGATGGCGGCCCTGGTGCACCGCAAGCGGCCCGAGGTGTCGTTCACCCTGCACGGTTCGGACGAGGGGCGGCTCGCGGAGGTCCGGCGGCTGATCGCCGACGAGGGGCTCGGCGAGGTGGTGACGTACGGCGGGGCCCTCGATCACGACGCCGCGGTGCGACGGACCGCGCAGGCGACGGTGTACGTCCTGCCCAGCGTCGACGAGCCGTTCCCGATGAGCGTGCTGGAGTCCTTGGCGGTGGGCACGCCGGTGGTCTGCACGGACAGCTGCGGTATCGCCGCGGCTCTCCAGCGGCGCGAGGCCGCTCTGGTAACCGACGGTTCGCCGGAAGAGCTGGCGGACGCGGTGCTGCGGCTCCTGGAGGACCGCACGCTGCGGGAGCGCCTCACCGGCGCGGGCCGTGCGGCCGTCGAGGCGGATTTCTCGCTGGCGGCCGTGACCGACCGGCTGGAGGAGTGGTACGCCTCGCTCGCCCGGCCCGGCGGCGGGTGA